Proteins encoded by one window of Flagellimonas lutaonensis:
- a CDS encoding SAM-dependent methyltransferase, producing MTKKKEPMPLGKLYLIPTPLGDGGPLEVLPISVKWAIENINHYIVENEKTARRFIKKISPKKSQPELKFNWLNKFTNPEEIPTFLAPCLQGRDMGLMSEAGCPGIADPGAQIVRLAHEKNLQVIPLVGPSSILLAMMSSGLNGQNFAFNGYLSIDNAELRKQIKQLEKKSADTGQSQIFIETPYRNNKLLAELLKCLRPSTLLCVAADISLSTEFIKTLPVKAWSKIEIDLHKRPSIFIIKAE from the coding sequence ATGACCAAAAAAAAAGAACCGATGCCTTTGGGCAAGCTCTACTTGATTCCCACGCCCTTGGGCGATGGTGGGCCTTTGGAGGTATTGCCGATATCGGTAAAATGGGCCATTGAGAACATCAACCACTATATTGTTGAGAACGAAAAGACGGCCCGTCGTTTCATCAAAAAAATAAGTCCCAAAAAATCGCAGCCAGAACTCAAATTCAACTGGTTGAACAAATTCACAAATCCAGAAGAGATCCCCACTTTCTTGGCGCCCTGCCTACAAGGCAGAGATATGGGGCTGATGTCTGAGGCCGGTTGCCCTGGCATTGCTGACCCGGGGGCCCAAATAGTTCGGTTGGCCCACGAAAAAAACTTACAGGTAATACCGCTGGTGGGGCCCTCGTCCATCTTATTGGCCATGATGTCAAGTGGACTCAATGGCCAAAATTTTGCGTTTAATGGCTACCTATCCATTGATAATGCCGAACTGCGGAAACAGATCAAGCAGTTGGAGAAAAAATCAGCGGATACCGGACAGTCACAAATCTTTATTGAAACCCCCTACAGAAACAACAAGTTGTTGGCAGAACTGTTGAAGTGCCTTAGGCCCAGTACCCTTTTGTGTGTTGCCGCAGACATTAGCCTCTCGACCGAGTTTATTAAAACCCTCCCCGTTAAGGCATGGTCGAAAATCGAGATAGACCTCCATAAAAGACCTAGCATCTTTATTATCAAAGCCGAATAA
- the rplS gene encoding 50S ribosomal protein L19 yields the protein MESLIKFVEDEFVPKKDFPEFSAGDTITVYYEIKEGEKTRTQFFKGVVIQRRGSGATETFTIRKMSGTVGVERIFPINMPALQKIEVNKKGKVRRARIFYFRGLTGKKARIKEIRK from the coding sequence ATGGAATCGCTAATTAAGTTTGTAGAAGACGAGTTTGTACCTAAAAAAGATTTTCCTGAGTTTTCGGCAGGTGATACCATTACCGTTTATTACGAAATCAAGGAAGGTGAAAAGACCCGTACCCAGTTCTTCAAAGGGGTGGTCATTCAACGTAGGGGCAGCGGTGCCACCGAGACTTTTACCATACGCAAGATGTCCGGTACGGTAGGTGTTGAACGTATTTTCCCCATCAACATGCCCGCACTTCAAAAAATAGAAGTGAACAAAAAGGGTAAAGTTAGAAGGGCACGTATCTTCTACTTCAGGGGCTTGACCGGTAAAAAGGCCCGAATCAAAGAGATTAGAAAATAG
- a CDS encoding GNAT family N-acetyltransferase, whose translation MVTISRANADEVGLIAPLFDAYRVFYGQPSNLRAAESFLSERFNNGENIVFLARHNGEPVGFVQLYNTFSSVSMQPFLILNDLFVKEDFRKRGVGEALLERAKAHCTEMGLKGLALETATGNPAQKLYERLGWKRNTDFFHYFWSNPNLA comes from the coding sequence ATGGTCACAATAAGCAGGGCAAATGCCGACGAGGTGGGCCTTATAGCCCCCCTATTCGATGCTTATCGTGTTTTTTATGGGCAGCCCTCAAATCTTAGGGCTGCCGAATCGTTCTTATCGGAACGTTTCAACAATGGGGAAAACATTGTTTTTTTGGCTAGGCATAACGGCGAACCAGTAGGTTTCGTACAGCTATACAACACTTTTTCGTCAGTGAGCATGCAACCCTTTCTAATACTCAACGACCTTTTCGTAAAAGAAGATTTCAGAAAAAGAGGCGTTGGCGAAGCGCTGCTTGAACGGGCCAAGGCCCACTGTACTGAAATGGGCCTAAAAGGACTTGCCTTGGAAACGGCCACTGGCAACCCTGCACAAAAATTGTACGAACGGCTCGGTTGGAAAAGGAATACGGACTTCTTTCACTATTTTTGGAGCAACCCCAATTTGGCGTAG
- a CDS encoding low molecular weight protein-tyrosine-phosphatase — protein MTKILMVCLGNICRSPLAEGILKSKVDGSKVFVDSAGTGGFHVGEPPDSRSVEVAQKHGIDITDQRCRKFTKEDFARFDHIFVMDKNNYRDIMALAESAEDRKKVRLLLEFADQGPMEVPDPYYGGRDGFQKVFDMIDETCKRIAAQLN, from the coding sequence ATGACCAAGATACTGATGGTCTGTCTGGGCAATATCTGCCGATCGCCCCTTGCTGAGGGCATCTTAAAGTCAAAAGTAGACGGTTCAAAGGTATTTGTGGACTCAGCTGGTACAGGGGGCTTTCATGTAGGCGAGCCACCTGATTCAAGATCTGTTGAAGTTGCGCAAAAGCACGGAATTGATATTACCGATCAACGATGCCGTAAATTCACAAAAGAGGATTTTGCCCGATTTGACCATATTTTTGTAATGGACAAGAACAACTATCGCGATATAATGGCCTTGGCCGAGTCAGCAGAAGACCGAAAAAAAGTTCGGTTGTTGCTCGAGTTTGCCGACCAAGGACCCATGGAGGTGCCTGACCCCTATTATGGCGGGCGCGATGGCTTTCAAAAGGTTTTTGACATGATCGATGAGACGTGCAAACGCATTGCCGCCCAACTAAATTAA
- the dapF gene encoding diaminopimelate epimerase, protein MQLSFFKYQGTGNDFIIIDNRLEIFPKNNTKLVAFLCNRKFGIGADGLILLESDTMSDFKMVYYNADGHQSTMCGNGGRCIVAFARKLGIINDSTQFSAVDGLHSAHIANGLVTLYMNEVDEIRSKPKYHFLNTGSPHHVQLMEELDGMDVKLEGAKLRYGLYGQEGSNINFVQKVDNDTFKVRTYERGVEDETLSCGTGVTAVAIAMHHYGNTSAEQIHIETIGGPLTVSFQKKGDTYTNVTLTGPAEFVFKGEIAC, encoded by the coding sequence TTGCAACTATCTTTTTTCAAATACCAAGGAACGGGCAATGACTTTATCATCATTGACAACCGTCTTGAAATCTTTCCCAAAAACAATACCAAATTGGTGGCGTTTCTCTGTAACCGAAAGTTTGGCATAGGGGCCGATGGCCTGATTTTACTTGAAAGTGACACAATGTCAGACTTTAAGATGGTGTACTACAATGCCGACGGCCATCAGAGTACCATGTGCGGGAACGGCGGTAGATGCATAGTTGCCTTTGCCAGAAAGCTTGGCATTATTAATGATTCGACCCAATTCAGTGCTGTTGACGGATTGCACAGCGCCCATATCGCCAATGGGTTGGTGACCCTGTATATGAACGAAGTGGATGAAATACGGTCGAAACCCAAATACCATTTTTTAAACACAGGTTCACCACATCATGTACAGCTAATGGAAGAGCTTGACGGTATGGATGTAAAATTGGAAGGTGCCAAACTACGATACGGACTTTATGGACAGGAGGGCAGTAACATTAATTTTGTGCAAAAGGTTGACAACGATACCTTCAAGGTACGGACCTATGAAAGGGGGGTCGAAGATGAGACCTTATCGTGCGGTACCGGGGTAACGGCTGTGGCAATTGCCATGCACCACTACGGTAATACAAGCGCAGAACAGATACATATTGAAACCATTGGCGGCCCGTTAACGGTCTCTTTTCAAAAGAAAGGGGATACATATACCAATGTTACCCTGACCGGACCGGCAGAATTTGTATTTAAAGGCGAGATAGCGTGTTAA
- the dnaA gene encoding chromosomal replication initiator protein DnaA: MNVTADSVWNNCLVFIKDNIQPQAFKTWFEPIKPVRLTDNALSIQVPSKFFYEWLEEHYVKLLKVALTKELGQNAKLVYVIKMENKYGNSEPFTEKIPSSNRSSMDPQELNVPITSKNPQLKNPFVIPGIRNIKIESQLNPNYNFENFLEGDSNRLARSAGLAVANKPGGTSFNPLLIFGGVGLGKTHLAHAIGVEIKDKYPEKTVLYISAEKFTQQYIESVKKNTRNDFIHFYQLIDTLIIDDVQFLSGKSGTQDVFFHIFNHLHQNGKQVILTSDKAPVDMQDIEQRLLSRFKWGLSAELQSPDYETRVSILKNKLYRDGVEMPEEIIDHVAKNIKTNIRELEGAIISLIAQSSFNKKEVTLELAQQVVEKFVKNTKREVSIDYIQKVVSDYFEMDVATLQSKTRKRHIVQARQLAMFFAKKYTKASLASIGSQIGKRDHATVLHACKTVDNLAETDKQFRKYLEDLNKKFT; encoded by the coding sequence ATGAATGTTACTGCAGACTCCGTTTGGAATAACTGTTTGGTCTTTATCAAAGATAATATCCAACCGCAGGCATTCAAAACTTGGTTCGAACCCATTAAACCTGTCAGGCTTACAGACAACGCCCTGAGCATACAGGTTCCCAGCAAGTTTTTTTATGAGTGGCTCGAAGAGCATTATGTCAAATTATTGAAAGTGGCGTTGACCAAAGAATTGGGCCAAAATGCCAAATTGGTCTATGTGATCAAGATGGAAAACAAATATGGCAATAGCGAGCCGTTCACCGAAAAGATACCTAGTTCGAACAGGTCATCGATGGATCCACAAGAATTGAATGTGCCCATTACCTCAAAAAACCCCCAGCTCAAAAATCCGTTCGTAATACCGGGCATACGCAATATCAAAATTGAGTCACAGCTCAATCCAAATTATAACTTTGAAAATTTCTTGGAGGGCGACTCCAACAGGTTGGCCCGTTCTGCCGGCTTGGCAGTGGCAAACAAGCCTGGTGGCACCTCGTTCAACCCCCTGTTGATATTTGGCGGTGTTGGTTTGGGCAAAACCCACTTGGCACATGCCATCGGGGTAGAGATCAAGGACAAGTATCCTGAAAAAACCGTTCTCTATATTTCGGCAGAAAAGTTTACCCAGCAGTATATTGAATCGGTAAAGAAGAACACCCGAAACGATTTTATCCATTTCTACCAATTGATAGATACCCTTATCATTGACGATGTGCAGTTTCTATCGGGCAAATCGGGAACCCAAGATGTGTTCTTCCACATTTTCAACCATTTGCACCAAAACGGCAAACAGGTGATCTTGACCTCTGACAAAGCACCCGTTGACATGCAAGACATAGAGCAACGTTTGTTGTCACGTTTCAAATGGGGGCTTTCGGCTGAGCTACAAAGCCCCGATTACGAGACCAGGGTATCCATCCTTAAAAACAAATTGTACCGCGATGGTGTTGAAATGCCCGAAGAAATCATCGACCATGTCGCCAAAAACATCAAGACGAACATTCGTGAGCTTGAGGGTGCCATTATTTCGTTGATCGCACAGTCATCGTTCAACAAAAAGGAAGTAACCCTGGAACTGGCCCAACAAGTGGTCGAAAAGTTCGTGAAGAATACCAAAAGAGAGGTTTCCATCGACTATATTCAAAAAGTCGTGTCTGACTACTTTGAAATGGATGTGGCAACCTTGCAGTCAAAGACCCGAAAAAGACATATTGTCCAGGCGAGACAACTGGCCATGTTCTTTGCAAAAAAATATACGAAGGCCTCTCTGGCCAGTATTGGTTCCCAAATCGGGAAACGAGACCATGCCACGGTTCTGCACGCCTGTAAAACGGTTGACAATCTTGCTGAAACGGATAAGCAGTTCAGAAAATATCTTGAAGACCTGAACAAAAAATTCACTTAA
- the trmD gene encoding tRNA (guanosine(37)-N1)-methyltransferase TrmD, which produces MRIDIITLLPELLRSPFEASILKRAIDKGLVEVHLHDLREYGLGNYKQVDDYQFGGGAGMVLMIEPIDNCISKLKKERDYDEVIYLTPDGETLTQPKANELSLKKNLILLCGHYKGVDQRVRDHFVTKEISIGDYVLSGGELAAAVLCDAVIRLIPGVLNNETSALTDSFQDNLLAPPVYTRPAEYKGLQVPDILLGGNTPKIESWREQKALENTRKKRPDLLKD; this is translated from the coding sequence ATGCGAATCGACATCATTACCCTATTGCCAGAACTATTGCGAAGTCCCTTTGAAGCGTCCATTTTAAAGAGGGCTATCGACAAGGGTCTGGTAGAGGTGCACCTTCATGATTTAAGGGAGTATGGTCTGGGCAACTATAAACAAGTAGATGATTATCAATTTGGTGGCGGTGCGGGCATGGTATTGATGATCGAGCCCATTGACAACTGTATCTCGAAACTGAAAAAGGAAAGGGACTATGACGAGGTTATTTATTTAACCCCCGATGGTGAAACCCTTACGCAACCCAAGGCAAACGAACTTTCGTTGAAAAAAAACCTCATATTGCTGTGTGGGCACTACAAGGGTGTTGACCAAAGGGTAAGAGACCATTTTGTCACCAAAGAAATCTCAATTGGCGATTACGTACTCTCAGGGGGCGAGCTTGCCGCAGCGGTATTGTGCGATGCTGTCATAAGACTTATCCCAGGGGTTTTGAACAATGAAACCTCGGCGCTGACCGATTCTTTCCAAGACAATTTACTGGCGCCGCCGGTTTATACAAGGCCGGCCGAATACAAAGGCCTTCAAGTGCCCGACATACTTTTGGGCGGCAACACACCTAAGATTGAATCTTGGCGCGAACAAAAGGCCCTTGAAAACACCCGGAAAAAACGGCCAGACCTTCTTAAAGACTGA
- a CDS encoding GNAT family N-acetyltransferase yields the protein MLKLQLKDVYLRALEPDDLDFLYELENNPSMWEISGTLAPYSKKVLRAYLENAHRDIYEVKQLRLCICNAAHKRLGLIDLFDFDPKNQRAGVGIVILNPNDRNKGVGQKALGLLVDYAFGALGLHQLYANILEENKGSIRLFEKAGFKKVGVKKDWIKSGTGFKNELLYQKIKSS from the coding sequence GTGTTAAAGTTGCAACTGAAAGATGTTTATTTAAGGGCCCTAGAGCCAGATGACCTTGATTTTTTGTATGAGTTGGAGAATAATCCATCCATGTGGGAAATCAGCGGAACACTGGCCCCGTACTCAAAAAAAGTGCTTCGGGCCTATCTTGAAAATGCCCATCGCGATATTTATGAAGTAAAGCAATTGCGCCTTTGTATCTGTAATGCAGCACACAAACGATTGGGACTGATAGATTTATTCGATTTCGACCCCAAAAACCAGCGGGCCGGGGTCGGCATCGTGATCCTGAACCCGAACGACCGAAATAAGGGAGTAGGCCAGAAGGCCCTTGGGTTGCTTGTTGACTATGCTTTTGGAGCATTGGGGCTTCACCAGTTGTACGCGAACATTTTGGAAGAGAACAAGGGAAGCATTCGCCTGTTTGAAAAAGCGGGTTTCAAAAAAGTGGGTGTAAAGAAAGACTGGATCAAGTCGGGCACCGGTTTTAAAAATGAATTGTTGTACCAAAAAATCAAATCTTCATGA
- a CDS encoding S1C family serine protease, which translates to MKKNASLFIIALLSGAITLGAYKLLFEKDTYKLVGAQEATPFITTSSIPTSARGAGINEVDFTIAAEKTVNSVVHVKNVTVSQSPSNLFDFFYGYERQPRLQVGTGSGVIISPDGYIVTNNHVIAEASALEVTLNNNKSYEAQVVGADENSDIALLKIDVEQPLPYLAFGNSDNTKIGEWVLAIGNPFNLTSTVTAGIVSAKARSLGRNQSFIQTDAAVNPGNSGGALVNTNGDLIGINTAITSQTGSYVGYSFAVPSNIAKKVVDDLLEFGRVQKGVLGISALNADSPQAIEQGLNEIEGVYIAGIEEDSGAEDAELKIGDVIKKVDNIKIHRFSELSGYLNSKRPGDKVEVLIDRDGRMVTKLVALKKPQSAVLPVTGFQVKNLSKEDKRKFNVDKGVKILNVPEAYKPYDLENKVIVAVDDETVDDIEDAKMLFANISRYGKTSFTMINEKGERERLILQ; encoded by the coding sequence ATGAAGAAAAACGCAAGCCTGTTCATAATAGCCCTTTTGTCGGGGGCCATTACGTTGGGAGCCTACAAATTATTATTTGAAAAAGATACCTATAAATTGGTGGGGGCGCAAGAAGCGACTCCGTTTATAACAACCAGTTCAATCCCTACTTCAGCAAGGGGCGCGGGCATCAATGAAGTGGACTTTACCATCGCGGCTGAAAAAACGGTCAATTCTGTGGTCCACGTAAAAAATGTTACAGTGAGCCAAAGTCCAAGCAATTTATTTGATTTTTTCTATGGATATGAAAGGCAACCGCGACTTCAGGTAGGCACCGGTTCTGGTGTTATAATTTCCCCAGATGGCTATATTGTTACCAATAATCATGTAATTGCCGAAGCAAGTGCCCTTGAGGTAACCCTAAACAATAACAAAAGTTATGAGGCCCAAGTTGTAGGGGCAGACGAAAATTCAGATATAGCCCTATTAAAAATCGACGTTGAACAACCTTTGCCCTATCTTGCATTTGGCAATTCGGACAATACCAAAATCGGTGAATGGGTATTGGCCATAGGAAACCCTTTCAACTTAACATCAACTGTAACAGCGGGCATTGTAAGCGCAAAAGCACGTTCTTTGGGAAGAAACCAATCGTTCATACAGACTGATGCCGCGGTAAATCCGGGCAACAGTGGAGGGGCATTGGTCAACACCAATGGTGATTTGATTGGTATAAACACTGCTATCACCTCACAGACAGGTTCATATGTAGGCTATTCGTTTGCTGTACCCAGCAATATTGCCAAGAAGGTGGTGGATGACCTTCTCGAATTTGGAAGAGTTCAAAAAGGGGTGTTGGGCATTAGTGCCCTCAATGCCGATTCTCCCCAAGCGATAGAACAAGGCCTAAATGAAATCGAAGGGGTATATATAGCCGGTATTGAAGAAGACTCTGGTGCTGAAGACGCTGAACTAAAAATAGGTGATGTTATCAAAAAAGTAGACAACATCAAGATCCATCGGTTTTCTGAACTCAGCGGTTACCTAAACTCAAAACGTCCTGGCGACAAAGTTGAAGTATTGATAGACCGTGACGGCAGGATGGTGACCAAGCTGGTGGCCCTGAAAAAACCACAAAGTGCAGTATTGCCCGTTACTGGGTTTCAGGTAAAAAACCTGTCCAAAGAAGACAAAAGAAAATTCAATGTCGACAAAGGGGTCAAAATCTTGAATGTACCAGAGGCATATAAGCCCTATGACCTGGAAAACAAGGTAATCGTGGCGGTTGATGATGAGACGGTCGATGATATTGAAGATGCAAAAATGCTCTTCGCCAATATTTCCCGTTATGGTAAAACGAGTTTTACCATGATCAACGAAAAAGGCGAGAGGGAGCGCTTGATTTTGCAATAG
- the mltG gene encoding endolytic transglycosylase MltG → MNLKRVIWGVLLLGLVVCGFIAYQIYSAIFSPNTNFANEEAYVYIASDADIDEVAQSLEPLLKDLGSFRAVADRKGYSTNIKGGKYAIKKGMSNNDIINTLRSKNLPVRVSFNNQESLFHLAGRIAEQLEADSVSLVSTMNDPDFLATNGFDEDTKLAMYIPNTYEFFWNTDAQGFRDRMFQEYQRFWNDERKKKAAALGLSPTQVAALASIVQKETVKVDERPTVAGVYINRLKRGMPLQADPTVIYAIKKETQNFDTIIKRVLFRDLEIDSPYNTYKYAGLPPGPIAMPDISSIDAVLNPKRHDYLYFVADISNFGYHKFAETLAQHNRNKVQYIRWLNEQKINR, encoded by the coding sequence ATGAACTTAAAAAGAGTTATCTGGGGCGTTCTGTTGTTGGGACTGGTGGTCTGCGGATTTATCGCCTATCAAATTTATTCGGCCATTTTTTCGCCCAATACCAATTTCGCCAATGAAGAGGCTTACGTATATATTGCCTCCGATGCAGATATTGATGAGGTGGCCCAAAGTTTGGAACCCCTATTGAAAGATTTGGGGTCGTTTCGGGCGGTGGCCGATAGAAAAGGGTACAGCACCAATATCAAGGGCGGAAAATATGCCATCAAAAAAGGGATGAGCAACAACGACATCATCAATACCCTTCGCAGCAAAAACCTACCGGTGCGCGTTTCGTTCAACAACCAAGAGAGCCTTTTCCATTTGGCCGGCAGAATAGCCGAGCAGTTAGAGGCTGATAGTGTCTCGTTGGTCAGCACCATGAACGACCCCGACTTTTTGGCGACCAATGGGTTTGATGAAGACACCAAGTTGGCCATGTACATTCCCAATACCTATGAGTTTTTTTGGAATACCGATGCCCAGGGTTTTCGTGATAGAATGTTTCAAGAATACCAACGGTTTTGGAATGATGAAAGAAAGAAAAAGGCCGCGGCATTGGGCTTGTCACCAACACAGGTTGCTGCCTTGGCCTCAATCGTTCAGAAAGAAACCGTCAAGGTTGATGAGCGCCCGACGGTTGCCGGGGTATATATCAACCGTCTTAAGCGTGGTATGCCGCTTCAGGCCGACCCCACTGTCATCTATGCCATTAAAAAGGAGACACAAAATTTCGATACCATTATCAAGCGGGTACTGTTTAGAGACCTCGAAATAGACTCGCCCTATAACACCTATAAGTATGCCGGCCTACCACCCGGCCCCATTGCCATGCCCGATATTTCATCGATAGATGCGGTTTTGAACCCCAAAAGACATGACTATCTCTATTTTGTGGCCGACATATCGAATTTTGGCTACCATAAGTTCGCCGAGACTTTGGCACAACACAACCGAAATAAGGTACAGTACATAAGATGGTTGAATGAGCAGAAAATCAACCGCTGA
- a CDS encoding glyceraldehyde-3-phosphate dehydrogenase — translation MSDIKSYEKELAFQADRRKATTEFIKIISDLWYDKAIEVVLFKNQIIDKNVSDIINLHEYAGEFVQKPISIFDSVEILRAINDIQLPPAKLDIGKLTYEYHSQDNHHHDVKAFVIDKLKDAQLTKDIKPKDVVLYGFGRIGRLLARELMAKTGKGNQLRLRAIVTRGEIKEEVLEKRAALLRTDSVHGQFKGTVDIDAKNNALIINGTTVFLINAAKPEEIDYTKYGIFNALIIDNTGAYRNKEELSRHLSAKGASKVLLTAPGKDVPNIVHGVNHSEFDPDKTKIYSAASCTTNAITPVLKVIDDSLGIKKGHIETIHAYTNDQNLVDNMHKKYRRGRAAALNMVITETGAGQAVAKALPDLKGKLTSNAIRVPVPNGSLAILNIEVKNKTSKEAVNTILKKYALEGDLVEQIKYSLSNELVSSDIVGTSAPAIYDSKATLVSGDGKNVVLYIWYDNEYGYSHQVIRLAKYIAKVRRYTYY, via the coding sequence ATGAGCGACATCAAGTCTTATGAAAAAGAACTGGCCTTTCAGGCCGATAGACGAAAAGCCACCACCGAATTCATTAAAATCATCAGCGATCTTTGGTACGACAAGGCCATAGAGGTGGTGCTATTCAAAAATCAGATTATCGATAAAAATGTCAGTGACATTATCAACCTGCACGAATATGCCGGTGAATTTGTGCAAAAGCCCATTTCAATTTTCGACTCTGTTGAAATATTGAGGGCCATAAACGATATTCAGTTGCCCCCGGCAAAATTGGATATTGGCAAATTAACGTACGAATACCACTCCCAAGACAACCACCATCACGATGTCAAGGCTTTTGTCATTGACAAGCTCAAAGATGCCCAACTGACAAAAGACATTAAGCCAAAAGATGTAGTGCTATATGGCTTCGGAAGAATAGGGCGTTTGTTGGCCCGTGAGTTGATGGCCAAAACGGGCAAGGGCAACCAGTTGCGCTTAAGGGCCATCGTAACCAGAGGTGAAATCAAAGAAGAGGTTCTCGAGAAGAGGGCGGCACTTTTGCGGACCGATTCAGTACACGGACAGTTTAAGGGTACTGTTGATATCGATGCAAAAAACAACGCCTTGATCATTAACGGCACTACAGTATTTCTAATCAACGCAGCCAAACCGGAAGAAATCGACTATACCAAATACGGCATCTTCAACGCCTTGATCATCGACAATACGGGCGCCTATAGAAACAAAGAAGAACTAAGTCGCCACCTGTCGGCCAAAGGTGCCAGCAAGGTATTGTTGACGGCCCCCGGCAAAGATGTTCCCAATATAGTGCATGGTGTCAACCATAGTGAGTTTGACCCTGATAAGACCAAAATCTATTCGGCCGCCTCATGTACCACCAATGCCATAACCCCCGTGTTGAAGGTCATCGATGACTCTTTGGGTATCAAAAAAGGGCATATAGAGACCATTCATGCCTACACCAACGACCAGAACCTGGTTGACAACATGCACAAAAAGTACCGCCGTGGCCGTGCCGCGGCACTGAACATGGTCATTACCGAAACCGGTGCCGGGCAAGCCGTGGCAAAGGCGCTACCCGATTTAAAAGGCAAATTGACCTCAAATGCCATTAGAGTGCCCGTGCCCAATGGGTCGCTGGCCATTTTGAACATTGAGGTAAAGAACAAAACCTCAAAAGAAGCGGTCAATACCATATTGAAAAAATATGCTCTTGAGGGTGATTTGGTCGAACAGATCAAATATTCATTAAGCAATGAGTTGGTTTCGTCAGACATTGTCGGTACTTCGGCGCCGGCCATTTACGATAGCAAGGCCACTTTGGTGTCTGGCGATGGAAAAAATGTAGTGCTCTATATATGGTATGACAATGAATATGGCTACTCGCACCAAGTGATACGGTTGGCAAAATATATAGCCAAAGTAAGAAGGTACACTTACTACTAA